In Litoribrevibacter albus, a genomic segment contains:
- the cobA gene encoding uroporphyrinogen-III C-methyltransferase yields the protein MLDQTSGVSSDSASAAPTTNSTSSLGVSRVLPTSLADRIPVLEAGQVALVGAGPGDPGLLTINALMLIQQADVVVCDRLVSPEIVALKPAHAELVNAGKSCKEHVLTQDQTNQLLVDLAKEGKRVVRLKGGDPYIFGRGGEEVEVLMANQVESIVVPGITSASGCSAYAGFPLTHRDYAQSVTFITGHRKQDGSLDLDWPALSSSERTVVFYMGLSNADLISSQLQAHGRSGETPVGLIERGTTSRQRVAFTTLDKLVSTIKDEGFKPPTMMIVGEVVTLAEKNQRTKEAGLAAQFEQACIVG from the coding sequence ATGCTTGATCAAACTTCAGGAGTTTCTTCTGATTCGGCCAGCGCCGCGCCAACGACTAATTCAACATCAAGTTTAGGCGTGTCCAGGGTTCTTCCTACGTCTTTGGCAGATCGTATCCCTGTATTAGAAGCCGGGCAGGTTGCATTGGTTGGTGCTGGTCCTGGTGATCCTGGCTTATTGACGATTAATGCGTTGATGTTGATTCAACAAGCGGATGTGGTGGTTTGTGATCGTTTGGTGTCTCCTGAAATTGTGGCGCTAAAACCTGCTCATGCCGAGTTGGTTAATGCCGGTAAAAGCTGCAAAGAGCATGTGCTCACTCAAGATCAAACCAATCAATTGCTTGTGGATCTCGCAAAAGAAGGCAAGCGTGTTGTTCGTTTAAAGGGTGGTGACCCGTACATCTTTGGGCGTGGCGGTGAAGAAGTTGAAGTCTTAATGGCGAATCAGGTGGAATCCATCGTTGTGCCTGGTATTACCTCTGCCTCCGGGTGTTCGGCCTACGCGGGGTTCCCATTAACGCATCGTGATTATGCTCAATCCGTTACCTTTATTACAGGCCACAGAAAACAAGACGGCAGTTTGGATTTGGACTGGCCTGCGTTGTCCAGTTCTGAGCGTACCGTGGTGTTCTATATGGGCTTATCCAATGCTGATTTAATCTCTTCTCAGTTACAGGCTCATGGCCGCTCTGGTGAAACGCCGGTAGGTCTGATTGAACGCGGAACAACCTCTCGCCAGCGAGTGGCCTTTACGACATTGGATAAGCTTGTATCGACCATTAAGGACGAAGGATTTAAGCCTCCGACCATGATGATTGTAGGGGAAGTGGTTACCTTGGCGGAGAAGAATCAACGCACCAAGGAAGCAGGGCTAGCAGCTCAATTTGAACAAGCCTGTATCGTGGGGTGA
- the nirJ gene encoding heme d1 biosynthesis radical SAM protein NirJ, which produces MFRITQYMKTLLEPSPVGPARKPPGPVVIWNLIRRCNLTCKHCYSISADIDFKGELSTEEVFTVMDDLKGFRVPVLILSGGEPLLRPDIFEISKRAKDMGFYVGLSSNGTLITEENIDQIAEVGYDYVGVSIDGLKATHDVFRQRKGAFEESMHGIQLCRERGIKVGIRTTLTQDNAKELPELLNLMDEYDIDKFYLSHLNYAGRGNRNRKRDAFHQMTRDALDLIFDRCWNELKQGIHREYVTGNNDADGPFLMQWAERNVPDQVDALRQRLQNWGGNSSGVNISNIDNLGNVHPDTFWWDYTLGNVREKPFSEIWSNPQDDLMKGFRQTPRPVHGRCGSCKHLAICGGNTRVRAYQLTGDPWAEDPACYLSNEEIGVDSHEDDRLEMPNQYPNQRFSDPFPMKKSSEKSRENNEITRSKSKDEAIQYVNI; this is translated from the coding sequence ATGTTTCGAATCACTCAATACATGAAAACTTTACTCGAACCCAGCCCGGTTGGGCCTGCCAGAAAGCCACCCGGACCTGTGGTGATTTGGAACCTCATTCGCCGTTGTAACCTGACCTGTAAGCACTGTTACTCCATTTCGGCCGACATCGATTTCAAAGGGGAATTGTCTACCGAAGAAGTCTTCACGGTAATGGATGATCTGAAAGGCTTTCGCGTACCCGTGTTGATTCTATCAGGTGGTGAACCGCTGTTAAGGCCTGATATTTTTGAGATTTCAAAACGTGCCAAAGACATGGGCTTTTACGTGGGCTTATCCAGTAACGGTACCCTGATCACTGAAGAGAATATCGATCAGATTGCCGAAGTCGGCTACGACTATGTGGGCGTCAGTATTGATGGTTTGAAAGCAACCCACGATGTCTTCCGTCAGCGGAAAGGGGCGTTTGAAGAGTCCATGCATGGCATTCAATTGTGCCGTGAACGTGGAATCAAGGTAGGTATTCGCACCACGCTTACGCAAGACAACGCCAAAGAACTGCCTGAATTACTGAATTTGATGGATGAGTACGACATCGATAAGTTCTATCTCTCACATCTTAACTATGCTGGCCGTGGTAATCGAAACCGTAAGCGCGATGCCTTCCATCAAATGACCCGTGACGCGTTGGATTTGATTTTTGATCGCTGCTGGAATGAGCTGAAACAAGGCATTCATCGGGAATACGTCACAGGCAACAACGATGCGGACGGCCCGTTTTTAATGCAATGGGCAGAGCGTAATGTGCCTGACCAAGTCGATGCGCTGCGTCAGCGTCTTCAAAACTGGGGTGGTAATTCTTCCGGCGTGAATATTTCCAACATTGATAATCTGGGCAATGTTCACCCGGATACCTTTTGGTGGGATTACACCTTAGGCAATGTACGTGAGAAACCTTTCTCTGAAATCTGGAGCAACCCGCAAGACGATTTGATGAAGGGCTTCCGTCAAACTCCGAGACCGGTTCATGGGCGTTGTGGTTCCTGTAAGCATTTGGCGATCTGTGGCGGTAATACTCGTGTTCGAGCCTATCAGCTTACTGGCGATCCGTGGGCAGAAGATCCGGCCTGTTATCTCTCCAATGAGGAGATCGGTGTGGATTCTCATGAAGATGATCGTTTAGAGATGCCGAACCAATATCCTAACCAACGCTTCAGTGATCCTTTTCCGATGAAAAAATCGAGTGAAAAATCGCGCGAAAATAACGAAATAACCCGATCTAAATCAAAGGATGAAGCCATTCAATACGTCAATATCTAA
- the ahbB gene encoding siroheme decarboxylase subunit beta, with protein sequence MSDYVLNSDPSDMNKTDVPSFSQKTPEAPAEKAKSYIFTQIDRDLVIATQEGLPVVARPYQAIAEQLGISEDEVMFRLEKMKECGVIRRIAGVPNHYRIGFKANGMTVWNVADDRIKELGRQVGQLPFVSHCYQRPRHQPYWNYNLFAMVHGSERAQVEERTQIVKELLGDACSEHEILYSSKILKKTGLRLAN encoded by the coding sequence ATGTCGGACTACGTTTTGAACTCTGATCCAAGCGATATGAATAAAACAGACGTGCCCAGTTTTTCTCAGAAGACACCAGAAGCGCCTGCTGAAAAAGCAAAGAGCTATATCTTCACTCAGATTGATCGTGACTTGGTGATTGCGACACAAGAAGGGTTGCCTGTAGTGGCTCGGCCTTATCAAGCCATCGCAGAACAGCTCGGTATCTCTGAAGACGAAGTGATGTTTCGTTTAGAGAAGATGAAAGAGTGCGGCGTGATTCGCCGTATTGCGGGTGTACCTAACCACTATCGAATTGGCTTCAAAGCCAATGGCATGACGGTGTGGAATGTGGCGGACGACCGAATCAAAGAGTTAGGGCGTCAGGTAGGGCAGTTGCCGTTTGTGAGTCACTGTTATCAACGACCTCGTCATCAACCTTATTGGAACTACAACCTGTTTGCGATGGTGCATGGCTCGGAACGGGCGCAAGTAGAAGAGCGGACTCAAATCGTTAAAGAACTATTAGGTGATGCCTGTTCTGAACACGAGATCTTGTACAGCTCAAAAATATTAAAAAAGACCGGTTTACGATTAGCAAATTAG
- a CDS encoding Lrp/AsnC family transcriptional regulator, with protein sequence MDNIDKQLVNRLQDGFPVTPRPFLTVAEELGLEESEVMERVQTLLDDGILSRFGPMFQAERLGGGLTLAAMKVAPEDYEKVTEQVNAFPEVAHNYQREHELNMWFVLATETPEGIQDTIDRMEEVTGYKVYNMPKQEEFYVGLRFEL encoded by the coding sequence ATGGATAACATTGATAAGCAACTTGTAAACCGTCTTCAAGATGGTTTTCCGGTGACACCTCGACCTTTCCTGACCGTTGCTGAAGAGCTTGGTCTAGAGGAATCAGAGGTCATGGAACGAGTTCAGACTCTGTTGGATGACGGCATTCTGAGCCGCTTTGGCCCGATGTTTCAGGCAGAACGCTTGGGCGGTGGTTTGACGTTGGCAGCGATGAAAGTAGCGCCAGAGGATTATGAGAAGGTAACGGAACAAGTAAATGCCTTTCCTGAAGTGGCACACAATTACCAGCGTGAACACGAGCTGAATATGTGGTTCGTGTTAGCCACCGAAACACCGGAAGGCATTCAAGACACCATTGATCGAATGGAAGAGGTAACAGGTTACAAAGTCTACAACATGCCGAAACAGGAGGAGTTCTATGTCGGACTACGTTTTGAACTCTGA
- the ahbB gene encoding siroheme decarboxylase subunit beta encodes MGTSLQLSEVQQQQLRQAIQDGLPLTPQPYQTLATALGVSESAVMQTLTQWMDDGLIKRFGLVVKHHALGYRSNAMVVWDVPDHQVDQIGQILSQADAVTLCYQRPRRLPEWRYNLFTMIHGKSRSMVMEQLAELIVQHELDGISRDVLFSYRLFKQCGGHYSGRSQPVNHVTRCHSQQTVRSSCTARSSRNEQSQVAYG; translated from the coding sequence ATGGGTACATCATTGCAGTTAAGTGAAGTGCAGCAACAACAATTACGGCAAGCGATTCAAGATGGTTTGCCTTTAACACCTCAGCCGTATCAAACCTTGGCGACGGCATTGGGTGTATCTGAATCTGCGGTGATGCAAACCTTAACTCAATGGATGGACGATGGCTTGATTAAACGCTTTGGTTTAGTGGTAAAGCACCATGCCTTGGGTTATCGATCTAATGCCATGGTGGTGTGGGATGTACCTGATCATCAAGTGGATCAGATTGGTCAGATATTAAGTCAGGCTGATGCCGTTACCCTTTGTTATCAACGTCCAAGACGTTTACCCGAGTGGCGCTATAACCTGTTTACCATGATTCACGGAAAGAGCCGTTCAATGGTGATGGAGCAACTGGCCGAGTTAATCGTGCAGCATGAGTTGGATGGCATCTCAAGAGATGTGTTGTTCAGCTACCGCTTATTCAAGCAGTGTGGTGGGCACTACTCTGGGCGTAGTCAGCCGGTAAATCATGTTACCCGTTGTCATTCTCAACAGACTGTTCGTTCATCATGTACCGCTCGTTCTTCACGTAATGAACAGTCACAGGTGGCCTATGGATAA
- a CDS encoding Lrp/AsnC family transcriptional regulator, with the protein MNKLDRQLIDEYQKGLPISSRPYLEMAENLGVSESEVIESLERLQNSGVLSRVGPVFNHKKAGASVLAAMAVPDHKLKDVAEQVNAFDGVNHNYAREHKYNLWFVVTAPDQDSLDLALQEIEDTCGYEVMPLPMVKSYYIDLGFKIHWDA; encoded by the coding sequence ATGAACAAGCTCGATCGACAACTTATTGATGAATACCAGAAAGGGTTACCGATCTCTTCTCGTCCTTATCTTGAGATGGCGGAGAATCTGGGGGTTTCAGAATCTGAGGTGATCGAGTCATTAGAACGTTTGCAAAATTCAGGTGTGTTATCCCGTGTGGGGCCTGTGTTTAATCATAAGAAAGCAGGGGCCAGTGTGTTGGCTGCTATGGCGGTGCCGGACCACAAACTTAAAGATGTGGCCGAGCAGGTGAATGCGTTCGATGGTGTGAATCACAACTACGCGCGTGAGCATAAATACAACCTATGGTTCGTGGTAACGGCCCCGGATCAAGACAGTCTGGATTTGGCCTTACAAGAGATTGAAGACACCTGTGGCTACGAGGTTATGCCGCTGCCAATGGTCAAAAGTTACTACATCGATTTGGGATTCAAGATTCATTGGGATGCCTGA
- a CDS encoding cytochrome D1 domain-containing protein, with protein sequence MKAFSPIRSVLSVMLVSSVISGCSQLIKEPQATGDLGVIIERATGTVQIVDTTEQRSLGSVSELGDLSHASIVFSRDERFAYVFGRDGGLTKVDILEQKIDKRVVQSGNSIGGAISQDGKLVAVSNYTPGGVKIFNSDTLELVLDLPAIGRDGKQSKTVGLVDAPDQKFVFSLFDSNEIWLVDMSGDEPKIQKFFDIGAKPYDALISPNGRYYIAGLYGEDGMALLDLWYPEKGVRKILPNYGKGEQRLPVYKMPHLEGWAVAGNRAFVPAVGRHEVLVVDMNTWEQVGAIPVHGQPIFVMARPDGRHVWVNFAFPRNSVLEVIDTETLEVIHHKEPGKTVLHMEFNPRGEKLWTSVRDENKVCIYNTRDFKEVECLAAESPSGIFFTNRAHTIGL encoded by the coding sequence ATGAAAGCATTCAGTCCAATCAGAAGCGTGTTAAGCGTAATGCTTGTTTCAAGCGTGATCTCAGGTTGTTCTCAGTTGATCAAAGAACCACAAGCTACTGGTGATTTGGGCGTCATCATTGAACGTGCAACAGGCACGGTTCAGATTGTCGATACCACAGAACAACGCTCACTAGGTTCTGTGTCTGAGTTGGGGGACTTGTCTCATGCGTCCATCGTGTTCTCTCGGGATGAACGCTTTGCCTACGTGTTTGGCCGTGATGGCGGCTTAACCAAAGTCGATATTCTTGAACAGAAGATTGATAAGCGTGTGGTGCAATCGGGTAACAGTATCGGTGGTGCCATATCTCAGGACGGCAAGTTAGTGGCGGTTTCAAACTACACACCGGGTGGTGTGAAAATCTTCAACAGTGACACCTTGGAATTGGTATTGGATCTGCCTGCAATCGGCCGAGACGGTAAACAATCGAAAACCGTTGGCTTGGTGGATGCTCCGGATCAGAAGTTTGTGTTCAGCTTGTTTGATTCCAATGAAATTTGGTTAGTCGATATGTCCGGTGACGAGCCAAAGATTCAGAAGTTCTTTGATATTGGTGCCAAACCCTACGATGCACTGATTTCTCCAAACGGTCGTTACTACATCGCCGGTTTGTATGGCGAAGATGGCATGGCGTTACTAGACCTTTGGTATCCAGAAAAAGGCGTTCGCAAAATCCTACCTAATTACGGCAAAGGCGAACAACGCCTACCTGTCTACAAAATGCCGCATCTGGAAGGTTGGGCCGTTGCAGGAAACCGTGCCTTTGTTCCGGCGGTGGGTCGTCATGAAGTGTTAGTGGTGGATATGAATACCTGGGAGCAGGTGGGTGCCATTCCTGTACACGGCCAGCCAATTTTTGTGATGGCTCGCCCGGATGGTCGCCATGTCTGGGTGAATTTTGCCTTCCCAAGAAACAGTGTATTGGAAGTGATCGACACCGAAACGCTGGAAGTGATTCACCACAAAGAGCCGGGTAAAACCGTGCTGCATATGGAGTTTAACCCAAGAGGTGAAAAGCTTTGGACGTCTGTTCGAGACGAAAACAAAGTCTGTATCTACAACACGCGTGACTTTAAAGAAGTGGAATGCTTAGCGGCAGAAAGCCCGAGTGGCATCTTCTTCACTAACCGTGCTCATACCATTGGTTTATAG
- a CDS encoding c-type cytochrome, whose translation MKCREEVRLNVRSPGRFSKIDAKTSRKKVALVGSACSLIFSGMLWAQTIDSERQQELDHLLKQDCGSCHGMTLKGGLGPALTEEAMAEKPKQYLFDTIFFGREALAMPPWEGLLSEDEIWWIVDRLKNGESEQ comes from the coding sequence ATGAAGTGTAGAGAAGAAGTTCGATTGAACGTCCGTTCTCCGGGACGTTTTTCTAAGATAGACGCTAAAACGAGCCGCAAGAAAGTGGCGCTTGTTGGCTCTGCCTGTTCTCTTATTTTTTCTGGAATGCTGTGGGCGCAAACCATTGATTCGGAGCGTCAGCAGGAATTAGATCATTTATTAAAACAAGATTGTGGTTCGTGTCATGGCATGACCTTAAAAGGTGGGCTTGGTCCGGCTCTGACCGAAGAGGCCATGGCGGAGAAACCCAAACAGTATTTGTTCGACACCATTTTCTTTGGCCGTGAAGCGTTGGCTATGCCGCCTTGGGAAGGTTTGCTTAGTGAAGACGAAATATGGTGGATAGTGGATCGGCTCAAAAATGGAGAAAGCGAACAATGA